A DNA window from Eremothecium cymbalariae DBVPG#7215 chromosome 3, complete sequence contains the following coding sequences:
- a CDS encoding pleiotropic drug resistance family ABC transporter (similar to Ashbya gossypii ABR126W), which translates to MDTKLYKFIPEGDTLQEGESADGLAQHRPYLGLEEDAEEQENIRSLARTLTGSSGGSTVNVQHGYISGTADELAAIGIGSDPRLDPESEEFDSRFWVRSMRKLFVGDRERYKPTELGVCLKGLRVSGSAGDTDYQATVLTWPLKYVQSMYARMPWCKNRQEAMFDIIKPLDALFMPGRLCVVLGRPGAGCSSLLKTVAARTYGFEVRPESVISYDGISQKDISKNFRGDVIYSAEMDSHFANLPVGYTLEFAARCRCPQVRPGGVSREEYYKHYAAVVMATYGLSHTYNTKVGNDYIRGVSGGERKRVSLAEITLAGAKVQCWDNSTRGLDSATALEFVRALKTNAEVLRTTPLIAIYQCSQDAYELFDDVLLLYEGYEIYFGTASAAEEYFVEMGWECPAQQSTADFLTSVTAPAERRARAGYEEKVPRTAKEFYERWQGSKERAELCGQIEEYLRHQSGGEGRKQLAEYHSNRQAGRLSSKSPYLITFWMQFWTLVDRNWKRILGDPSVYLFMILSNSFMGLILASTFFNQKQNTESFFFRGSALYTAILFNSFSSFLEIMSLFEARKIVEKHKTYAFYHPAADALASIYTELPAKILICLCFNLVFYFMVNLRRSAGAFFFYMLVSLTSTFAMSHLFRTIGAACTSLYVTMTPASILLLAISLYVGFVIPQHNILGWSKWIFYLNPIARSMEAMFANEFHGRQFDCSRFVPSGPGYESVSVDNQVCAVIGAVPGQSTVSGTRYMELAYGYRNSHKWRNWAIVVLYAVVFLFFYLVLIEYNKGEMQKGEVVLFTRSTMKKLKRKNKNKKGEQGDLESNGIPTKESSDIDNDGVASDSLIQKIGSDDIFHWRNVCYDVQIKKETRRILNGVDGWVKPGTLTALMGCSGAGKTTLLDVLANRVKVGVITGNMFVNGLPRDASFQRNTGYCQQQDLHGRTQTVREALRFSAYLRQPEATPRAEKDAYVEDIIRLLEMEAYADAVVGVTGEGLNVEQRKRLTIGVELVARPKLLLFLDEPTSGLDSQTAWSICQLMRKLATHGQAVLCTIHQPSAILMQEFDRLLLLASGGRTVYFGELGKGCQTMIDYFESHGSQKFPENCNPAEFMLEIIGAAPGSHATQDYHEVWKSSEEFQSVQRELENMESELCKKPRDESPDSQKEFATSLWTQYKVVSKRVWQQIWRSPTYIWSKFLMGIFSALFIGFSFFNSSTSTQGLQNQMFSIFLFMMILNPLIQQMLPQYEEQRDLYEVRERPSKTFSWKAFILSQITTEMPWSILVGTLAFFCFYYPVGFYHNAAASGETASRGALFWLLCVTYYIFSITFGQLCVAAIQRHENGAIIANFFFMLCLSFCGVLVTKEKLPKFWIWMYYLSPITYVVSAFMSTGAAKAQIKCTADELVKFFPPSGTTCEEYIRPYLSTHPAYFTGTEGDSGLCSLCVMNKSDVYLASVNIYYKDRYRNWGIFFCYCIVNMIGFAFLYWYFRVPKSRKVKTHN; encoded by the coding sequence ATGGATACCAAGCTATACAAATTCATTCCGGAGGGCGATACCCTCCAAGAGGGAGAGTCTGCAGACGGGCTGGCACAGCACCGTCCTTATCTGGGGTTAGAGGAGGACGCAGAGGAGCAGGAAAACATTCGGTCATTGGCGCGCACGCTGACTGGGTCGTCTGGGGGCAGCACGGTGAATGTTCAGCACGGATACATCTCTGGGACGGCAGATGAGCTGGCAGCGATAGGAATTGGATCAGATCCGCGGCTGGATCCAGAATCGGAGGAGTTTGATTCGCGGTTCTGGGTGCGTTCCATGCGCAAGTTGTTCGTGGGGGACCGGGAGCGGTACAAGCCGACGGAGCTGGGGGTGTGTCTGAAGGGTCTGAGGGTCAGCGGGAGCGCTGGTGACACAGACTACCAGGCCACGGTTTTGACGTGGCCGTTGAAGTACGTGCAGTCTATGTATGCGAGGATGCCGTGGTGCAAGAACAGGCAGGAGGCGATGTTTGACATTATTAAGCCTCTGGATGCTTTGTTTATGCCAGGGCGGCTATGTGTTGTTCTGGGGCGGCCGGGCGCAGGGTGCTCGTCGTTGTTGAAGACGGTTGCGGCGCGCACGTACGGGTTTGAGGTGAGGCCTGAATCGGTTATAAGCTACGATGGGATATCGCAGAAGGACATTAGTAAGAATTTCCGGGGGGACGTGATCTACTCGGCAGAGATGGATTCCCATTTTGCCAACTTGCCTGTGGGATACACTTTAGAGTTTGCAGCGCGGTGTCGTTGTCCTCAGGTGCGTCCGGGGGGGGTGAGCAGGGAAGAATACTACAAGCACTACGCTGCGGTTGTCATGGCGACGTACGGGTTGTCGCACACGTACAATACCAAGGTCGGGAACGACTACATCAGAGGTGTGTCCGGCGGAGAGCGGAAACGTGTCTCGTTGGCGGAGATAACGCTGGCGGGTGCCAAGGTGCAGTGCTGGGACAATTCGACACGTGGTTTGGATTCTGCGACGGCGCTGGAGTTTGTGCGGGCGCTGAAGACCAATGCGGAGGTGTTGCGAACGACGCCGTTGATAGCGATCTACCAGTGTTCGCAGGATGCGTACGAGCTGTTCGACGAtgtgttgttgttgtacGAAGGGTACGAGATATATTTCGGGACGGCTTCGGCGGCTGAGGAATATTTTGTTGAGATGGGGTGGGAGTGCCCCGCGCAGCAGTCGACTGCGGACTTTTTGACGTCGGTGACGGCGCCCGCGGAGCGGCGGGCGCGGGCCGGGTACGAGGAAAAGGTGCCCAGGACGGCGAAGGAGTTTTATGAGAGATGGCAGGGGTCCAAGGAGCGGGCGGAGTTGTGTGGGCAGATTGAGGAGTATTTGAGGCACCAGTCGGGCGGGGAGGGCCGGAAGCAGTTGGCTGAGTACCATAGTAATCGTCAGGCTGGGCGGTTGAGTTCGAAGTCGCCCTATTTGATAACGTTTTGGATGCAGTTTTGGACGCTGGTTGATAGGAATTGGAAGAGGATTCTGGGAGATCCGTCGGTGTATTTGTTTATGATATTGTCTAATTCTTTTATGGGGTTGATTCTTGCTTCTACGTTTTTTAATCAGAAGCAGAATACGGAGTCTTTTTTTTTCCGTGGGTCAGCTCTGTATACTGCTATCTTgttcaattctttttcgTCGTTTTTGGAGATTATGTCGTTGTTTGAGGCGCGGAAGATTGTTGAGAAGCATAAGACGTATGCATTTTACCATCCTGCTGCGGATGCCCTAGCTTCTATCTATACGGAGTTGCCGGCGAAGATTTTGATCTGTCTGTGTTTCAATCTTGTCTTTTACTTTATGGTGAATTTGAGACGTAGCGCCGGGGCGTTTTTCTTCTACATGCTTGTTTCGTTGACTTCGACGTTTGCGATGTCACATTTGTTTAGGACGATTGGTGCTGCTTGTACTTCGCTTTATGTTACGATGACTCCTGCGtctattttgttgttggcGATTTCGTTGTATGTTGGGTTTGTTATCCCTCAGCATAATATTCTTGGTTGGTCTAAATGGATCTTTTATCTGAATCCGATTGCGAGGTCCATGGAGGCTATGTTTGCCAACGAATTCCATGGCAGGCAGTTTGACTGTTCACGGTTTGTCCCTTCTGGGCCAGGGTACGAGTCGGTGTCGGTAGACAATCAGGTTTGTGCTGTTATCGGTGCAGTGCCGGGACAGAGTACTGTTTCCGGTACCAGATACATGGAGCTGGCGTATGGTTATCGTAACAGTCATAAGTGGAGGAATTGGGCTATCGTTGTTCTGTATGCCGtggtgtttttgtttttctatttGGTCTTGATCGAGTACAACAAGGGTGAGATGCAGAAGGGTGAGgttgttttgtttacaAGATCTACCATGAAGAAACTGAAGcgtaaaaacaaaaacaagaagGGTGAACAAGGCGATTTGGAGTCTAATGGAATTCCAACCAAGGAATCTAGTGACATCGACAACGATGGAGTTGCGTCTGATTCGCTCATACAAAAGATTGGGTCGGATGATATTTTCCATTGGAGAAACGTTTGTTACGACGTGCAAATCAAGAAAGAAACTAGGCGTATTCTAAACGGGGTCGACGGTTGGGTTAAGCCAGGTACTTTAACTGCTCTAATGGGGTGTTCTGGGGCTGGTAAGACCACGTTGTTGGATGTTTTGGCAAATCGTGTCAAAGTGGGTGTCATTACTGGTAATATGTTTGTTAACGGATTACCAAGGGATGCTTCTTTCCAAAGAAACACCGGATATTGTCAACAACAGGATTTGCATGGTCGTACGCAGACCGTACGTGAAGCGCTTAGATTTAGTGCTTACTTGAGGCAACCAGAGGCAACGCCAAGGGCTGAAAAAGATGCTTATGTGGAAGATATTATTCGTCTCTTGGAGATGGAAGCGTATGCTGATGCCGTTGTAGGTGTTACAGGTGAAGGTTTAAATGTGGAACAGCGGAAAAGGTTGACTATTGGTGTGGAATTGGTTGCAAGACCAAAGCTGTTGCTTTTCTTAGACGAGCCTACTTCTGGTCTGGATTCTCAAACTGCTTGGTCCATTTGCCAGTTGATGCGTAAGTTAGCTACTCATGGTCAAGCCGTATTGTGTACTATTCACCAGCCCTCCGCAATCCTGATGCAGGAATTCGATAGGCTATTACTATTGGCTAGTGGTGGTAGAACAGTTTACTTTGGTGAATTGGGTAAAGGTTGTCAAACAATGATTGATTATTTCGAAAGTCATGGTTCTCAAAAATTCCCTGAAAACTGTAACCCTGCCGAGTTCATGTTGGAAATTATTGGTGCCGCTCCAGGTTCTCATGCTACTCAAGATTACCATGAGGTTTGGAAATCATCTGAGGAATTCCAATCTGTTCAAAGAGAATTAGAAAACATGGAGTCCGAATTGTGCAAAAAACCAAGAGATGAAAGTCCAGATAGTCAGAAGGAATTTGCTACTTCTTTGTGGACTCAATATAAAGTAGTTAGCAAAAGAGTGTGGCAGCAAATTTGGAGATCTCCTACCTACATTTGGAGTAAATTTTTAATGGGTATCTTTTCCGCGTTGTTTATCGGtttctcctttttcaattcatctACCTCGACTCAAGGTttacaaaatcaaatgTTCTCtatctttttgtttatgATGATTCTCAATCCATTAATCCAACAAATGTTACCTCAATATGAAGAACAAAGAGACCTTTATGAAGTTAGAGAGCGTCCATCAAAAACTTTCTCTTGGAAAGCCTTTATTTTGTCTCAAATCACAACAGAAATGCCGTGGTCCATACTTGTAGGAACTCTCGCATTCTTCTGTTTCTATTACCCGGTCGGATTCTACCATAATGCAGCTGCATCTGGTGAAACGGCTTCCCGTGGTGCTCTGTTTTGGTTGCTTTGTGTCACGTATTATATCTTTTCCATCACTTTTGGTCAACTTTGTGTGGCTGCTATCCAACGTCACGAGAACGGTGCCATAATTgccaatttctttttcatgTTATGTCTATCATTCTGTGGTGTTTTGGttacaaaagaaaagctACCTAAGTTCTGGATTTGGATGTACTATCTATCCCCAATAACCTATGTTGTTTCCGCTTTCATGTCAACAGGTGCGGCCAAAGCTCAGATAAAATGCACAGCTGATGAATTGGTTAAATTTTTCCCCCCATCAGGAACTACTTGTGAGGAATACATTAGACCATATCTATCCACTCATCCCGCTTACTTCACTGGTACTGAGGGTGACTCCGGTTTGTGTTCCCTGTGTGTTATGAACAAATCCGACGTGTACTTGGCCAGTGTAAACATATATTATAAGGATAGATACAGAAACTGGGgtatcttcttttgttaCTGTATTGTAAATATGATTGGGTTTGCGTTCTTATACTGGTACTTTAGGGTGCCCAAAAGTAGAAAAGTTAAAACCCATAATTGA
- the CHS3 gene encoding chitin synthase CHS3 (similar to Ashbya gossypii AEL189W), which translates to MSDDYYVFGDESLLKGSPKGSVIRRTGSLVRPERSHLNDPSHPHHFYARKAKETQMKVNPSTTGVRPTTEPEPEKSPNEEVYTLKPKIAPKREDDPLSLWQFYCYLITFWAPGPLLELCGMPKKERQFAWREKVGLISVILYCGIFVAYLTFGFTNSVCSSDRSRLRNNEVTGEFLIIHGKAYNLGTSAHPAAAGIEENTNILYPPISAGGKIGSFLFQNVNGNCRGLIRPRENCTIPHEGDDVAWYFPCKVVDQDGTSTPDFSPNAYYSGWACHTTNMARDAYYNLEANADVFFTWEDIRNSTRNLVVYNDEVIDLDLLDWLQMDDLEIPGAFDDLRNANLKGYDISVILSNSHDKRLARCLTEIVKVGVIDSDTVGCIASEVILYISLVFILSIVAIKFIVSCYFHWCVARKQGAFPVDNKTLAKMANDIEDWSENINKQGPIKTVEPSLRNNFKKESSLNILSKGRSKFDFPKANLNPSTDEKMIKKLKSYGVTTMAIQSLLKEAAIEDSSFLLNTSKSPYLAYSTAFTDDLFSQHQINSLDPSTIHPKVIPQPAPDYIPFGYPLIHGICFVTCYSENEEGLRTTLDSLSTTTYSNSHKLLIVICDGLIKGTGNSKYTPEIALDMMEDFVVPPAQVQAHSYVAVAYGSKRHNMAKVYGGFYKYDENTVPLEKQQRVPMICIVKCGTSDEQDTAKAGNRGKRDSQVILMSFLQKVTFEERMTRLEYEILKNIWQVTGLMSDFYEFVLMVDADTKVFPDSLSHMVAEIVKDPKVMGLCGETKIANKRKSWVTAIQVFEYYISHHQAKAFESIFGSVTCLPGCFSVYRIKCPKGDDGFWVPILCNPDIVERYSDNVTNTLHKKNLLLLGEDRYLSSLMLKTFPKRKQIFVPKAACKTIVPDKFKVLLSQRRRWINSTVHNLMELVLINDLCGTFCFSMQFVIAIELIGTVVLPLAICLTIYVVLCAIVARPAPIITLELLAIILGLPGLLIVVTATRWSYLIWMGIYLIALPIWNFILPTYAFWKFDDFSWGDTRQVPGGDKGNHYDGEGDFDGSRIQMKTWREYERMDRIERINNKVENMTEVEEEDTKAIESCDVFPVLETDSEAPGSDLEGTGDNEFSSRHKLVIYHSPSVPPPVPYPELLATNHQAPKVWQQVEQRRYQKKEQQPEIIPKYEPQTQEDKLSQQQRHQEELQKRFQKHEKQRLQQRLQQEHLQKQFQLHQQQLQLHQQQFQLQQKEREEVKRQ; encoded by the coding sequence ATGTCGGATGATTATTACGTGTTCGGTGACGAATCCTTACTGAAAGGCTCACCGAAGGGAAGCGTAATTCGCAGAACCGGATCTTTAGTGAGACCTGAGAGGAGTCATTTGAATGACCCATCTCACCCTCACCATTTTTATGCACGGAAGGCGAAAGAAACGCAGATGAAAGTTAACCCTTCTACAACTGGTGTTAGGCCAACTACAGAACCAGAACCCGAGAAAAGCCCTAATGAAGAGGTATACACTCTTAAACCCAAAATTGCGCCGAAAAGAGAAGATGATCCATTGTCACTTTGGCAGTTCTATTGTTATTTGATCACTTTTTGGGCACCAGGACCCTTACTAGAATTATGCGGTATGCCAAAGAAGGAACGGCAATTTGCTTGGAGAGAAAAGGTCGGTTTGATTTCTGTAATCCTATACTGTGgtatttttgttgcttATTTGACATTTGGTTTCACAAATTCGGTCTGTAGCTCTGACAGAAGTAGGCTTCGTAATAATGAGGTAACGGGGGAATTTTTGATCATTCATGGCAAAGCTTATAATTTGGGGACATCTGCACacccagcagcagcaggtaTTGAGGAGAATACCAATATTCTATATCCACCGATTAGTGCAGGAGGTAAAATTGGAtctttccttttccaaaatgtCAATGGTAACTGTAGGGGGTTGATTAGACCCAGGGAAAACTGTACTATTCCACACGAAGGCGACGATGTGGCTTGGTATTTTCCTTGTAAAGTGGTTGATCAAGATGGAACCTCAACTCCTGATTTTAGTCCAAATGCCTATTACAGTGGCTGGGCTTGTCATACTACGAACATGGCAAGGGATGCATATTATAATTTGGAGGCTAATGCGGATGTGTTCTTTACTTGGGAAGATATAAGAAACTCCACAAGAAATCTAGTGGTTTACAACGATGAAGTAATTGATTTAGATTTATTAGATTGGTTACAAATGGATGATCTTGAGATTCCAGGAGCTTTTGATGACTTGCGAAATGCCAACTTGAAAGGATACGATATTTCTGTGATTTTATCTAATAGCCATGACAAACGGCTAGCTCGTTGCTTGACGGAAATCGTTAAGGTTGGAGTCATAGATTCGGATACAGTTGGTTGCATTGCTTCCGAAGtgattttatatatatctttagTTTTCATTTTGTCAATTGTTGCTATTAAGTTTATTGTATCTTGTTATTTCCATTGGTGTGTGGCAAGAAAGCAGGGCGCATTTCCCGTTGATAATAAGACTTTGGCAAAAATGGCTAACGATATCGAAGATTGGTCAGAAAACATTAATAAGCAGGGTCCAATTAAAACGGTGGAACCATCTTTGAGAAACAATTTCAAGAAGGAATCCAgtctaaatatattatccaaGGGTCGTTCTAAATTTGATTTTCCTAAAGCTAACTTAAATCCTTCAACTGATgaaaaaatgataaaaaaGTTAAAGAGCTACGGTGTAACTACCATGGCTATACAAAGTTTACTCAAGGAAGCGGCTATTGAAGATTCCTCGTTTTTATTGAACACATCGAAGTCTCCATATCTTGCATACTCAACTGCTTTCACTGATGATTTGTTTTCACAACATCAAATTAATAGTTTGGATCCGTCTACAATTCATCCGAAAGTTATCCCTCAGCCGGCACCAGATTATATTCCTTTTGGATATCCTTTAATACATGGTATTTGCTTTGTTACCTGCTattcagaaaatgaagaaggcTTGCGCACAACATTAGATTCTTTATCTACCACTACTTATTCAAACTCCCATAAATTACTAATAGTAATATGCGATGGTTTAATCAAGGGTACAGGGAATAGTAAATATACTCCAGAAATTGCGTTAGACATGATGGAAGATTTTGTCGTTCCTCCAGCCCAAGTTCAAGCGCATTCTTATGTTGCGGTTGCCTATGGATCTAAAAGACATAATATGGCAAAAGTTTATGGTGGGTTTTATAAATATGATGAGAATACAGTTCCTCTAGAGAAACAACAAAGGGTGCCAATGATATGTATTGTGAAATGCGGAACTTCAGATGAACAAGATACTGCAAAAGCTGGAAATAGAGGTAAACGTGATTCTCAAGTGATTTTGATGTCATTTTTACAGAAAGTaacatttgaagaaagaatGACTAGATTAGAATATgaaatcttgaaaaatatttggcaGGTTACAGGCTTAATGAGTGATTTTTATGAGTTTGTTTTAATGGTTGATGCTGATACTAAAGTCTTCCCGGATTCATTAAGTCACATGGTTGCTGAAATTGTTAAAGATCCGAAAGTGATGGGGTTATGTGGAGAAACTAAAATTGCCAACAAGAGAAAGTCCTGGGTAACTGCAattcaagtttttgaatattatatatctcaTCACCAAGCTAAAGCATTTGAATCCATATTTGGCTCTGTAACCTGTTTGCCAGGATGTTTTTCTGTTTACCGAATTAAATGTCCGAAGGGAGACGATGGGTTTTGGGTTCCTATTCTCTGTAACCCCGATATTGTTGAACGTTATTCTGATAATGTAACCAACACCTTACACAAAAAGAACTTATTGTTATTAGGTGAGGATAGATATTTGTCCTCGTTGATGTTAAAAACGTTTCCTAAACGCAAACAGATTTTTGTACCAAAAGCTGCTTGTAAGACAATCGTCCCAGATAAATTTAAGGTTTTACTATCGCAGAGGCGTCGTTGGATCAATTCTACCGTGCATAACTTGATGGAATTAGTTTTAATCAATGATCTATGTGGTaccttttgtttttctatGCAATTTGTTATTGCGATAGAATTGATTGGAACTGTTGTCTTACCATTAGCAATCTGCTTGACCATATATGTTGTCCTGTGTGCTATAGTAGCTCGACCTGCACCTATTATTactttagaattattggCGATCATATTAGGTTTACCTGGATTACTTATAGTTGTTACAGCTACAAGGTGGTCTTATTTGATTTGGATGGGAATCTATTTAATTGCGTTGCCAATCTGGAATTTTATATTACCAACCTATgcattttggaaatttgaCGATTTCTCATGGGGAGACACCAGACAGGTTCCTGGTGGTGATAAAGGAAATCACTATGATGGAGAGGGTGACTTTGATGGATCTCGAATTCAAATGAAAACTTGGAGAGAATATGAAAGAATGGACAGGATTGAAAGAATTAACAacaaagttgaaaatatgACTGAGGtagaggaagaagatacGAAAGCTATAGAGAGTTGTGATGTCTTCCCTGTACTGGAGACTGATTCTGAGGCTCCAGGATCGGACTTAGAGGGTACAGGAGATAACGAATTTTCTTCTAGGCATAAGCTAGTTATCTATCATTCTCCAAGTGTACCACCTCCAGTTCCATATCCAGAATTACTGGCAACTAATCATCAAGCCCCCAAAGTCTGGCAACAAGTGGAACAACGGCGTtatcaaaagaaagaacaacAACCAGAAATAATTCCAAAGTATGAACCACAAACCCAAGAAGATAAACTATCACAACAGCAACGACATCAAGAAGAGCTTCAAAAACGGTTCCAAAAACATGAAAAACAACGTCTACAACAAAGGCTGCAACAAGAACAcctccaaaaacaattccAACTCCATCAACAACAGCTACAACTCcatcaacagcaatttcaactacaacaaaaagaacGTGAAGAAGTAAAGAGacaataa
- a CDS encoding SCO family protein (similar to Ashbya gossypii AEL191C) gives MSVLGGYRGILRLTRLPLASLRYNGAAIRCLSCNVYKLQEQKEPPTKKRPLSRIPIGGSSSNNSHGEKNISDAIEFTTWKAALLFITLGGGLYFLFSKEKKRLEVEREAEANRGYGKPSVGGPFSLVDFNGNVFTEKNLLGKFSIIYFGFSRCPDICPAELDKLAAWLDGLKSKDIELQPVFITCDPARDSPEILKEYLLEFHPDIIGLTGEYNAVKNACKQYRVYFSTPPNLKPGQDYLVDHSIFFYLMDPEGRFIDVLGRQYDEASGQAKIEEHIDAFVPEAERQKRKDNWYSFLF, from the coding sequence ATGAGTGTTTTAGGAGGTTATAGAGGTATTCTTCGTCTAACAAGGTTGCCGTTGGCGTCTTTAAGATATAATGGTGCTGCGATCAGATGTCTTTCTTGTAATGTTTATAAGctacaagaacaaaaagaGCCCCCTACTAAAAAAAGGCCATTGAGTAGAATTCCAATTGGTGGAAGTAGTTCCAATAATAGTCACGGTGAGAAGAACATTTCTGATGCTATTGAGTTTACAACATGGAAAGCTGCATTGCTATTTATTACTCTTGGTGGTGgtctttattttttgttctctaaagagaagaagaggtTAGAGGTGGAACGGGAGGCGGAAGCTAATCGTGGTTATGGTAAGCCTTCTGTGGGTGGACCGTTTAGTTTGGTGGATTTTAATGGGAATGTTTTTACGGAGAAGAACCTTTTGGGCAAGTTTTCTATAATATACTTTGGGTTCAGTCGTTGTCCTGATATTTGTCCAGCTGAGTTGGATAAATTGGCAGCATGGCTGGATGGATTGAAAAGTAAGGATATCGAGCTGCAGCCGGTGTTCATTACGTGTGATCCAGCTAGAGATTCTCCAGAAATTCTTAAAGAATATTTACTTGAATTCCATCCTGATATTATTGGTTTAACTGGTGAATATAACGCAGTCAAGAATGCATGCAAACAATATAGGGTATATTTCTCTACACCACCCAACTTGAAACCAGGACAAGATTATCTGGTTGATCAttctattttcttttatttaatGGACCCAGAGGGTCGTTTTATTGATGTCTTAGGTAGGCAGTATGATGAGGCCTCTGGGCAAGCTAAGATTGAAGAACACATCGACGCTTTTGTTCCCGAAGCTGAGCgtcaaaaaagaaaggatAACTGGTATTCTTTCTTGTTTTAa